The Terriglobales bacterium nucleotide sequence ATCCACGTGGGATAGGCCCAGCGGGCCACGCGCCGGTGGCGCTCAAACCTCCCGCGCAGCGCCAGCACCAGCGCCGTCGCTACCAGCGGCACGATGGCCGCCGCCAGCACCGTATGCGTCCCCAGGATGGCGAAGTACACCGGCCGCCACCAGCCCACTCCCCGAAAGTGCACCGTCCCCACCTGCCAGTGGTAATAGAGATAGGAGACCAGGAAGAGGCTGGAGCAGACCACCGCCGCGATCATCGAGCGCTTGTGCGCCGCGATCCGCTTCTGCTGGATGAAATGCCGCCCGCAGGCGATCAGCACCGC carries:
- a CDS encoding DUF420 domain-containing protein, which codes for MADPAAYAFFPALNAILNGTSAVLIACGRHFIQQKRIAAHKRSMIAAVVCSSLFLVSYLYYHWQVGTVHFRGVGWWRPVYFAILGTHTVLAAAIVPLVATALVLALRGRFERHRRVARWAYPTW